The proteins below come from a single Streptomyces sp. B3I8 genomic window:
- a CDS encoding MFS transporter produces MSGEEPSASSPSSVPATTGTITTSVPSRLDRLPWSRWHWMIVIGLGTVWILDGLEVTIVGNIASRLSESGSGLDITSSQITGLAAALYVAGACVGALVFGWLTDRFGRKKLFMVTLVVYLAATALTALSFSPWWFFTFRFLTGFGIGGEYAAINSAIDELIPSKYRGRVDLIINGSYWVGAIGGSLLSIIALDTSIFAKDVGWRLTFALGVVLGLVILLVRRHVPESPRWQFIHGQGEEAEALVGDVERQVEEEKGEQLPPPRSEITIHQRKSVGFGVIAKTVFGRYPRRATLGLALFIGQAFLYNAITFGFGAILTTFFDVPSGSTGYYFAVIAAGNFLGPLLLGKLFDTVGRRIMISSTYILSGLLLFGTAWLFDNGSLSAKTLTACWCVVLFFASAGASSAYLTVSEIFPMETRAMAIAFFYAIGTAAGGITGPLVFADLTESGHVGDTVLAFQIGAALMCAAGLVAAFLAVKAEGRSLEDIATPLSAVPQEAAG; encoded by the coding sequence ATGTCCGGAGAAGAGCCGTCCGCGTCGTCGCCGTCCTCCGTGCCCGCCACCACCGGCACCATCACCACATCCGTCCCCTCCCGCCTGGACCGGCTCCCCTGGTCCCGCTGGCACTGGATGATCGTGATCGGCCTGGGCACCGTATGGATCCTGGACGGCCTGGAAGTCACGATCGTCGGCAACATCGCGAGCCGTCTGTCCGAGAGCGGCAGCGGGCTCGACATCACGTCCTCCCAGATCACCGGCCTCGCCGCCGCGCTCTACGTGGCCGGTGCCTGCGTCGGCGCCCTCGTCTTCGGCTGGCTCACCGACCGCTTCGGCCGCAAGAAGCTCTTCATGGTGACGCTCGTCGTCTACCTCGCCGCCACCGCTCTGACCGCGCTCTCGTTCAGCCCCTGGTGGTTCTTCACCTTCCGCTTCCTCACCGGTTTCGGCATCGGCGGCGAGTACGCGGCGATCAACAGCGCGATCGACGAGCTGATCCCGTCCAAGTACCGCGGGCGCGTGGACCTCATCATCAACGGCAGCTACTGGGTCGGTGCGATCGGCGGCTCCCTGCTGTCCATCATCGCGCTGGACACGTCGATCTTCGCCAAGGACGTCGGCTGGCGGCTCACCTTCGCCCTCGGCGTCGTCCTCGGCCTGGTGATCCTGCTGGTGCGCCGGCACGTGCCGGAGAGCCCCCGCTGGCAGTTCATCCACGGCCAGGGCGAGGAGGCCGAGGCGCTCGTCGGCGACGTCGAGCGCCAGGTCGAGGAGGAGAAGGGCGAGCAACTCCCGCCGCCGCGCAGCGAGATCACCATCCACCAGCGCAAGAGCGTCGGCTTCGGCGTCATCGCCAAGACGGTCTTCGGCCGCTACCCGCGCCGCGCGACCCTCGGCCTCGCCCTCTTCATCGGCCAGGCGTTCCTCTACAACGCCATCACCTTCGGCTTCGGCGCCATCCTCACCACGTTCTTCGACGTGCCCTCGGGCAGCACCGGTTACTACTTCGCCGTCATCGCGGCCGGCAACTTCCTCGGCCCGCTGCTGCTCGGCAAGCTGTTCGACACGGTCGGCCGGCGCATCATGATCTCCTCGACGTACATCCTCTCCGGCCTCCTCCTGTTCGGCACGGCATGGCTGTTCGACAACGGCTCGCTCAGCGCGAAGACCCTGACGGCCTGCTGGTGCGTGGTCCTGTTCTTCGCCTCCGCGGGCGCGTCCAGCGCGTACCTGACGGTCTCGGAGATCTTCCCGATGGAGACCCGCGCGATGGCCATCGCCTTCTTCTACGCCATCGGAACGGCCGCGGGCGGCATCACCGGCCCGCTCGTCTTCGCCGACCTCACCGAGTCCGGCCACGTCGGCGACACGGTCCTCGCCTTCCAGATCGGCGCGGCCCTGATGTGCGCGGCGGGCCTGGTCGCGGCGTTCCTGGCGGTCAAGGCCGAGGGCCGCTCGCTGGAGGACATCGCCACCCCGCTGTCGGCGGTCCCCCAGGAGGCCGCCGGCTGA
- a CDS encoding DUF445 domain-containing protein, with protein MEQSEHSGQAEQMEQDDGKETGARPAGAPPGRAGGASPVRAMNVFSAADEEKRRGVRRMKASATALLAFVALVYVLTTWAEHTGAGAWTGYVAAAAEAGMVGALADWFAVTALFRHPLGLPIPHTAIIPTKKDQLGVSLGEFVGENFLSEDVVRGRLRAVGIGSRLGAWLAVPEHADRVTAELATALRGALTVLRDSDVQAVVGEAITRRANAQEIAPGMGKMLERIVADGGHRRSVDVIVSRAHDWLVLHGDSVMDAVQGGAPGWTPRFVDRKVGERVYKELLRFVTEMRDMPAHPARGALDRFLTDFASDLQSDTETRARVERLKGEVLGRGEVQDLIASAWSAVRAMIVSAAEDERSELRLRVRASLLSLGARMEGEAKVREKVDGWVEGAAVYVVTTYRREITSLITDTVAGWDAEHTTRKIEANIGRDLQFIRINGTVVGSLAGLLIYTVSRALGA; from the coding sequence ATGGAGCAGTCGGAGCACTCGGGGCAGGCGGAACAGATGGAGCAGGACGACGGGAAAGAGACGGGGGCCCGGCCCGCGGGCGCGCCCCCCGGCCGGGCGGGAGGCGCGTCGCCGGTCCGGGCCATGAACGTCTTCAGCGCGGCCGACGAGGAGAAGCGGCGCGGCGTACGCCGGATGAAGGCGAGCGCGACCGCGCTGCTGGCGTTCGTCGCACTGGTGTACGTCCTCACCACCTGGGCGGAGCACACGGGCGCCGGCGCCTGGACGGGATACGTGGCCGCCGCGGCCGAGGCCGGGATGGTCGGCGCGCTCGCCGACTGGTTCGCCGTCACCGCCCTCTTCCGTCACCCGCTCGGCCTGCCCATCCCGCACACGGCGATCATCCCGACCAAGAAGGACCAGCTCGGGGTCTCGCTGGGCGAGTTCGTGGGCGAGAACTTCCTCTCCGAGGACGTCGTACGGGGCCGGTTGCGCGCCGTCGGCATCGGCAGCCGGCTGGGCGCCTGGCTCGCGGTGCCCGAGCACGCCGACCGGGTCACCGCCGAGCTCGCCACGGCACTGCGCGGGGCGCTGACCGTCCTGCGGGACTCCGATGTGCAGGCGGTGGTGGGGGAGGCGATCACCCGGCGGGCGAACGCGCAGGAGATCGCGCCGGGGATGGGCAAGATGCTGGAGCGGATCGTCGCCGACGGGGGCCACCGCCGCAGCGTCGATGTGATCGTCTCCCGTGCCCACGACTGGCTCGTGCTGCACGGAGACTCCGTGATGGACGCGGTGCAGGGGGGCGCCCCCGGGTGGACGCCCCGGTTCGTGGACCGCAAGGTCGGCGAGCGCGTCTACAAGGAACTGCTGCGTTTCGTCACCGAGATGCGGGACATGCCGGCGCACCCCGCGCGGGGCGCGCTCGACCGGTTCCTCACGGACTTCGCGTCCGACCTGCAGTCGGACACGGAGACGCGGGCGCGGGTGGAGCGGCTGAAGGGGGAGGTGCTGGGCCGCGGGGAGGTGCAGGACCTGATCGCGTCCGCGTGGTCCGCGGTCCGCGCGATGATCGTCTCGGCGGCGGAGGACGAGCGCAGCGAGCTGCGGCTGCGGGTGCGGGCGTCGCTGCTGTCGCTGGGGGCGCGGATGGAGGGCGAGGCGAAGGTGCGGGAGAAGGTCGACGGGTGGGTCGAGGGGGCGGCGGTGTACGTCGTGACGACGTACCGCCGGGAGATCACCTCGCTGATCACGGACACCGTGGCCGGGTGGGACGCGGAGCACACGACGCGGAAGATCGAGGCCAACATCGGCCGCGACCTGCAGTTCATCCGCATCAACGGCACGGTGGTGGGCTCCCTGGCGGGCCTCCTCATCTACACGGTGTCGCGCGCGCTGGGCGCGTGA
- a CDS encoding SGNH/GDSL hydrolase family protein encodes MTRRHGCALLAALVAAVAVVPAALYVSTGPDDGRPGTTVADGRVPRDSAPHDSAAPASVGTWVGAWSAAPAGGEPGTETTGLAGRSVRNVIHTSVGGTSARVTFSNLYGQRPLTLTHVTIAVADTADSAAARPGTMRRLTFDGAPTVVVPPGGQTVSDAVRLTVPRGGDLLVTTYSPTPSGPVTYHPRARQISYAARGNRTADPTAAAYTERTPYWRYVTALDVMSNESDGTVVVFGDSLTDGLTSTVGADRRWTDVLAERLRTAVAAGRDVPHYSVVNEGISGNRVLTDGHGRPAENPSGLNRFARDVLNRTDVKAVVIDLGVNDILHAPEPTTAPQIVEGLRTLVAQAHARGLKAVGATLMPFGGHHGDSAAREATRRAVNAEIRAGRVYDAYADFDAALRDPYAPRRLRPAYDSGDHLHPSDAGYRRMAEAFDLALLKGAARASL; translated from the coding sequence ATGACCAGGCGTCACGGTTGTGCCTTGCTCGCCGCGCTCGTCGCGGCGGTCGCCGTAGTACCGGCGGCCCTGTACGTGAGCACCGGCCCGGACGACGGCCGGCCCGGGACCACCGTCGCCGACGGCCGCGTCCCGCGGGACTCCGCCCCGCACGACTCCGCCGCCCCCGCGTCCGTCGGCACGTGGGTGGGCGCCTGGTCGGCGGCCCCGGCCGGCGGCGAGCCCGGCACCGAGACCACGGGGCTAGCCGGGCGCTCGGTGCGCAACGTCATCCACACCTCCGTCGGCGGCACGAGCGCCCGCGTCACCTTCTCGAACCTCTACGGCCAACGCCCGCTCACCCTCACGCACGTCACGATCGCCGTCGCCGACACCGCGGACAGCGCCGCCGCCCGGCCCGGCACCATGCGCCGGCTCACCTTCGACGGCGCTCCCACCGTCGTCGTCCCGCCCGGTGGGCAGACGGTCAGCGACGCCGTACGGCTCACCGTGCCGCGCGGCGGCGACCTGCTGGTCACGACGTACTCCCCCACGCCCTCCGGGCCGGTCACCTACCACCCGAGGGCCCGGCAGATCTCGTACGCCGCCCGGGGGAACCGTACGGCGGACCCGACGGCGGCGGCGTACACCGAGCGGACGCCGTACTGGCGCTACGTCACCGCGCTGGACGTGATGAGCAACGAGTCCGACGGCACGGTCGTCGTGTTCGGCGATTCACTCACCGACGGGCTGACCTCGACCGTCGGCGCGGACCGGCGCTGGACCGACGTGCTCGCCGAGCGGCTGCGCACGGCGGTCGCGGCCGGACGGGACGTGCCGCACTACAGCGTCGTCAACGAAGGCATCAGCGGGAACCGGGTACTGACCGACGGACACGGGCGGCCCGCCGAGAACCCCAGCGGGCTGAACCGGTTCGCCCGGGACGTCCTGAACCGCACGGACGTGAAGGCCGTCGTGATCGACCTCGGCGTCAACGACATCCTGCACGCACCGGAGCCCACGACCGCCCCGCAGATCGTCGAGGGACTGCGGACGCTGGTCGCGCAGGCGCACGCGCGAGGGCTGAAGGCCGTCGGGGCGACGCTCATGCCGTTCGGCGGGCACCACGGGGACTCGGCGGCGCGGGAGGCGACCCGGCGGGCGGTCAACGCGGAGATCCGGGCCGGACGGGTGTACGACGCGTACGCCGACTTCGACGCGGCACTGCGCGACCCGTACGCGCCGCGCCGGCTGCGGCCTGCCTACGACTCGGGCGACCACCTGCACCCCAGCGACGCGGGCTACCGCCGGATGGCCGAGGCCTTCGACCTCGCCCTGCTGAAGGGCGCGGCACGAGCTTCGCTGTAG
- a CDS encoding DUF1707 domain-containing protein, protein MTDELPELRASDADRERVAERLRDAVAEGRLDMSEFEERLDAAYRARTYGELAPLTVDLPAPGGAAATVDMTKRSRGDGSWDDRIVGGEDGTSQWGVAVLSGFQRRGRWTVPRRFRSFAFWGGGEIDLREACFADREVVITCVAIMGGVNVVVPPGVEVVVRGVGVMGGFDHREQGTPAEPGAPRVVVTGFAFWGGVGVERKLTKAERQRVREERRRERLERRDSRRGARKELRRGE, encoded by the coding sequence ATGACCGACGAACTCCCGGAACTGCGGGCCTCCGACGCCGATCGGGAGCGGGTCGCCGAGCGCCTGCGGGACGCCGTCGCGGAAGGCCGGCTCGACATGTCCGAGTTCGAGGAGCGGCTCGACGCCGCCTACCGGGCCCGTACGTACGGGGAGTTGGCGCCCCTCACCGTGGACCTGCCGGCGCCGGGCGGTGCGGCCGCCACCGTCGACATGACCAAGCGTTCGCGCGGGGACGGCAGTTGGGACGACCGGATCGTCGGCGGGGAAGACGGCACCTCGCAGTGGGGTGTGGCCGTCCTGTCCGGGTTCCAGCGCAGGGGGCGCTGGACCGTGCCCCGGCGGTTCCGCTCCTTCGCCTTCTGGGGCGGTGGTGAGATCGACCTCCGCGAGGCCTGCTTCGCCGACCGCGAGGTCGTGATCACCTGTGTGGCGATCATGGGCGGCGTCAACGTCGTCGTGCCGCCGGGTGTCGAGGTCGTCGTCCGCGGCGTCGGAGTGATGGGCGGCTTCGACCACCGTGAGCAGGGCACCCCGGCCGAGCCCGGCGCCCCGCGCGTGGTGGTGACGGGCTTCGCGTTCTGGGGCGGCGTGGGCGTGGAGCGCAAGCTGACCAAGGCGGAACGTCAGCGGGTGCGGGAGGAGCGGCGCAGGGAACGCCTGGAGCGCCGGGACAGCCGCCGGGGCGCGCGGAAGGAACTGCGGCGAGGGGAGTAG
- a CDS encoding transglycosylase domain-containing protein — protein MVLGGFLLLCIALLGAFFYGYHVVKIPAANTAAVKQSNVYLYADGSQLARDGKVNRENVNLSQISKKAQHAALAAEDRDFYTEAAIDPKATLRAAWNTATGKGKQSGSTITQQYVKNYYLAQEQTVTRKAKEFFISIKLDREKSKDEILEGYLNTSFFGRNAYGIQAAAQAYYGVDAKDLTAEQGAYLAALLNAPSEYDVVAHPENKGAAKARWDYVLDGMVAKGWLSKTERAGAEFPQPKQTVIAAGMSGQRGYLVKAVNDYLTENHILDEETLSAGGYRITTTLQKPKQNAFIKAVDDQVTAKLDKKNRKVDRYVRAGGVAIDPATGKVVAMYGGIDYTKQYYNNATRRDYQVGSTFKPFVFTSAVENGSRTQGGATITPNTVYDGTDKRAVQGWSGGAYAPENEDNVSYGKISVRQATDKSVNAVYAQMAVDVGPSVVKKTAVALGLPADTPDLQPYPSIALGTATASVLDMTEAYATLANHGKHGTYTLVEKITRDGTEQVKLPDSGAKQAVDRTSADTTTQVLRGVVQSGTATAALQAGRPAAGKTGTAEEDQAAWFAGYTPDLATVVSVMGQDPDTGAHKSLYGAMGLPRVNGGGAPAQIWAQFTKAALKGRPVKNFDLKLQHGAEQTVEPSNGASGDPSSSGSPEVTGGTGADGGTGGHETPGGDAGGTPADGGTGDGGAGNPGADAGGGAANGGTGSQTAGAGAGGAGGTDAGTSDAGGTGTSTGTDAGAGGGGGAGGPGQGDGGLIPQLTNERRE, from the coding sequence ATGGTCCTCGGCGGGTTCCTGCTCCTCTGCATCGCCCTGCTGGGCGCCTTCTTCTACGGCTACCACGTGGTCAAGATCCCCGCGGCGAACACCGCCGCCGTCAAGCAGAGCAACGTCTACCTCTACGCCGACGGCAGCCAGCTCGCCCGCGACGGCAAGGTCAACCGCGAGAACGTCAACCTCTCCCAGATCTCCAAGAAAGCCCAGCACGCCGCCCTCGCCGCCGAGGACCGCGACTTCTACACCGAAGCCGCGATCGACCCCAAGGCGACGCTCCGCGCCGCCTGGAACACCGCCACCGGCAAGGGCAAGCAGTCCGGTTCCACGATCACCCAGCAGTACGTGAAGAACTACTACCTGGCGCAGGAACAGACGGTCACCCGCAAGGCCAAGGAGTTCTTCATCTCGATCAAGCTGGACCGGGAGAAGAGCAAGGACGAGATCCTCGAGGGCTACCTCAACACCAGCTTCTTCGGCCGCAACGCCTACGGCATCCAGGCCGCCGCACAGGCCTACTACGGCGTCGACGCCAAGGACCTGACCGCCGAGCAGGGCGCCTACCTCGCCGCCCTCCTCAACGCGCCGAGCGAGTACGACGTCGTCGCGCACCCCGAGAACAAGGGCGCCGCCAAGGCCCGCTGGGACTACGTCCTGGACGGCATGGTCGCCAAGGGCTGGCTGAGCAAGACCGAGCGGGCCGGTGCGGAGTTCCCGCAGCCGAAGCAGACCGTGATCGCCGCCGGCATGTCCGGACAGCGCGGCTACCTCGTCAAGGCCGTCAACGACTACCTCACCGAGAACCACATCCTCGACGAGGAAACCCTCTCCGCCGGCGGCTACCGCATCACCACGACCCTGCAGAAGCCCAAGCAGAACGCCTTCATCAAGGCCGTCGACGACCAGGTGACCGCCAAGCTCGACAAGAAGAACCGCAAGGTCGACAGGTACGTGCGGGCCGGCGGCGTCGCCATCGACCCCGCCACCGGCAAGGTGGTCGCGATGTACGGCGGCATCGACTACACGAAGCAGTACTACAACAACGCCACCCGCCGGGACTACCAGGTCGGCTCCACCTTCAAGCCGTTCGTGTTCACCTCGGCCGTGGAGAACGGCTCGCGCACCCAGGGCGGCGCCACCATCACCCCGAACACGGTGTACGACGGCACGGACAAGCGGGCCGTGCAGGGCTGGAGCGGCGGGGCGTACGCGCCGGAGAACGAGGACAACGTCAGTTACGGCAAGATCTCCGTGCGCCAGGCCACCGACAAGTCGGTGAACGCGGTGTACGCGCAGATGGCGGTCGACGTCGGCCCGTCCGTCGTGAAGAAGACGGCGGTGGCCCTCGGCCTGCCGGCCGACACCCCCGACCTCCAGCCGTACCCGTCGATCGCGCTCGGCACGGCCACCGCCAGCGTGCTCGACATGACCGAGGCGTACGCCACGCTCGCCAACCACGGCAAGCACGGCACGTACACGCTCGTCGAGAAGATCACCAGGGACGGTACGGAGCAGGTGAAGCTGCCGGACAGCGGCGCCAAGCAGGCCGTCGACCGCACCTCGGCCGACACCACCACGCAGGTGCTGCGCGGCGTCGTCCAGTCCGGTACGGCGACCGCCGCACTGCAGGCGGGCCGCCCGGCGGCGGGCAAGACCGGTACGGCCGAGGAGGACCAGGCCGCCTGGTTCGCCGGCTACACCCCCGACCTCGCCACGGTCGTCTCGGTGATGGGCCAGGACCCGGACACCGGCGCGCACAAGTCGCTGTACGGCGCGATGGGCCTGCCCCGCGTCAACGGCGGCGGCGCGCCCGCGCAGATCTGGGCGCAGTTCACCAAGGCGGCGCTGAAGGGCAGGCCGGTCAAGAATTTCGACCTCAAGCTGCAGCACGGGGCCGAGCAGACCGTCGAGCCGAGCAACGGGGCGAGCGGTGACCCGTCGTCCTCCGGCAGCCCGGAGGTCACCGGCGGCACGGGCGCCGACGGCGGCACGGGCGGACACGAGACCCCCGGCGGCGACGCGGGCGGCACCCCGGCGGACGGCGGTACCGGCGACGGCGGCGCGGGGAACCCCGGCGCCGACGCGGGCGGCGGCGCGGCGAACGGCGGAACCGGGTCGCAGACGGCGGGCGCCGGGGCGGGGGGCGCCGGCGGAACCGACGCCGGGACCTCCGACGCGGGCGGCACGGGAACGTCCACGGGCACCGACGCGGGCGCCGGCGGCGGAGGCGGCGCGGGCGGCCCCGGACAGGGCGACGGCGGGCTGATCCCGCAGCTCACGAACGAGCGACGCGAGTAG
- the bcp gene encoding thioredoxin-dependent thiol peroxidase, producing the protein MSERLQPGDTAPAFTLPDADGNEVSLADHKGRKVIVYFYPAALTPGCTKQACDFTDNLELLAGAGYDVLGISPDKPEKLAKFREKESLKVTLLADPDKRVLEAYGAFGEKKLYGKTVVGAIRSTVVVDEEGKVERALYNVKATGHVAKIIKDLAI; encoded by the coding sequence ATGAGCGAGCGACTCCAGCCCGGCGACACCGCCCCCGCCTTCACCCTGCCGGACGCCGACGGCAACGAGGTCTCCCTCGCGGACCACAAGGGCCGCAAGGTCATCGTCTACTTCTACCCAGCCGCGCTCACCCCCGGCTGCACCAAGCAGGCGTGCGACTTCACGGACAACCTGGAGCTGCTCGCCGGCGCGGGGTACGACGTCCTCGGCATCTCGCCGGACAAGCCGGAGAAGCTCGCGAAGTTCCGCGAGAAGGAGTCCCTGAAGGTGACCCTCCTGGCCGATCCGGACAAGCGGGTCCTGGAGGCGTACGGCGCCTTCGGCGAGAAGAAGCTGTACGGCAAGACGGTGGTCGGGGCCATCCGTTCCACGGTCGTCGTGGACGAGGAGGGCAAGGTCGAGCGCGCCCTCTACAACGTCAAGGCGACCGGTCACGTGGCGAAGATCATCAAGGATCTGGCGATCTGA
- a CDS encoding DUF3618 domain-containing protein, producing MADTPSTPDTRTPAQIEADIRRRRETLAETLDEIGVRVHPKTIVGDAKAKVTAQVDHTLGRAYVGVNRAVDGVKAQFVDEDGAPRLERIVPAALVVAGVVGLVVLGLRRDQSPPPRGRRGR from the coding sequence GTGGCGGACACGCCGAGCACGCCGGACACCAGGACTCCGGCACAGATCGAGGCGGACATCAGGCGCCGCCGCGAAACCCTGGCCGAGACGCTCGACGAGATCGGCGTCCGGGTCCACCCGAAGACGATCGTCGGCGACGCGAAGGCGAAGGTCACCGCACAGGTCGACCACACCCTCGGCCGCGCCTACGTCGGCGTGAACCGCGCCGTCGACGGCGTGAAGGCCCAGTTCGTCGACGAGGACGGCGCCCCGCGTCTGGAGCGCATCGTGCCGGCCGCGCTGGTGGTGGCCGGTGTCGTCGGCCTCGTCGTCCTCGGCCTGCGCCGGGACCAGTCCCCGCCGCCGCGCGGGCGCCGGGGACGCTGA
- a CDS encoding co-chaperone GroES, which produces MLHDRVLVRQDTAEGERRSGGGILIPATAAVGRRLAWAEVVAVGQNVRTVEAGDRVLYDPEDRAEVEVRGTAYVLMRERDLHAVAADRFEGTEDSTGLYL; this is translated from the coding sequence ATGCTGCACGACCGGGTTCTGGTACGGCAGGACACCGCCGAGGGCGAGCGCCGCTCGGGCGGCGGCATCCTGATCCCCGCGACGGCGGCCGTCGGCCGGCGCCTGGCCTGGGCCGAGGTCGTCGCGGTCGGGCAGAACGTGCGCACCGTCGAGGCGGGCGACCGCGTCCTGTACGACCCCGAGGACCGCGCCGAGGTCGAGGTCCGCGGCACCGCCTACGTCCTCATGCGCGAACGCGACCTCCACGCGGTAGCCGCCGACCGCTTCGAGGGCACGGAGGACTCGACGGGGCTGTACCTGTAG
- a CDS encoding HNH endonuclease signature motif containing protein has product MTGSNVKRSYDRETLSAAVRECRTWNELMRHLGLGTSGGQRRVLQHKVAALGIDTSHFSQRSRWRLYADTAIAGAAASSTTLRETALKLGATPAPGTLAHIRRRIDAAGIDISHFPNINRARADLPLFTDDELHRAAASSKSVREAARTLGIPDDGQSRAALSRALRERHVETSHFRNARLSIPQDQLREAVREASSYADVMRALNLEVNDTNHRRVRRAAARFDLDTRHFRRRAWGTSVVVKPARKAENVLVILPDGAGRTNRVRLHAALEEIGVPYQCASCENTGEWLGTPLTLHIDHINGDWKDNRASNLRYLCPNCHSLTPTWCRQKKGRPTTRGDLALH; this is encoded by the coding sequence ATGACGGGCAGCAACGTCAAGCGATCCTACGATCGTGAAACCCTGAGCGCGGCGGTACGCGAATGTCGGACATGGAACGAACTCATGCGACACCTGGGGCTGGGAACGAGCGGCGGGCAGCGGCGTGTACTCCAGCACAAGGTCGCCGCCCTCGGCATCGATACCAGCCACTTCTCGCAACGCAGTCGGTGGCGTCTGTACGCGGACACCGCGATCGCTGGAGCCGCCGCGTCGTCCACCACATTGCGAGAGACCGCCCTCAAGCTCGGCGCGACACCGGCGCCCGGCACTCTCGCGCACATCCGCCGCCGCATCGACGCGGCGGGTATCGACATCAGTCACTTCCCGAACATCAACCGCGCGCGGGCAGACTTACCGCTCTTCACCGACGACGAACTGCACCGAGCAGCCGCTTCCTCGAAAAGCGTTCGCGAAGCCGCCAGGACACTGGGAATCCCTGATGACGGTCAGTCCCGGGCTGCGCTGAGCCGGGCGCTGCGAGAACGGCACGTGGAAACGTCGCACTTCCGAAATGCCCGGCTGTCGATCCCTCAAGACCAACTGCGGGAAGCAGTACGGGAAGCATCCAGCTACGCCGACGTCATGCGCGCCCTGAACCTGGAAGTGAACGACACCAACCACCGCCGCGTTCGCCGAGCGGCAGCCCGGTTCGACCTCGACACGAGGCACTTCAGGCGTCGAGCCTGGGGCACGTCCGTAGTCGTCAAGCCCGCCCGCAAGGCGGAGAACGTACTGGTGATCCTCCCCGACGGAGCCGGACGGACCAACCGGGTACGTCTGCACGCGGCACTGGAGGAGATCGGAGTTCCGTACCAGTGCGCTTCGTGCGAGAACACCGGTGAGTGGCTGGGCACACCACTCACCCTCCACATCGATCACATCAACGGCGACTGGAAAGACAATCGAGCGAGCAACCTGCGTTACCTGTGCCCGAACTGCCATTCGCTGACACCGACATGGTGCCGCCAGAAGAAAGGGCGCCCGACGACGCGCGGCGACTTGGCTCTACACTGA